The region GATTTGCGCCTTCTTTTTTATTTTACTTACTGCTAATTCTACAGCAATATATAGATCCTTATTATTAAATGGTTTTACTAAATAGCTGGTTGGTTTTGTAGCAATTGCTTTTTTAATAGTTTCTTCATCATTAAAAGCAGTCAAATAGATGAGCGGGATGTCTAATTGATTCCCTAACCAAACCCCTGTTTTTGAGCCTTCTACTCTAATGTCTAGAATGGCAATATCTGGTTTTAATAAGGCGATTTCAGCGAGCGCGGTTTCTGCATTTGTTGCCATCCCGCAAATTGTAAAATCCAAATCCTCCAACGTTTGTTTTAGAAGCTCCTGGGTGATTATTTCGTCTTCTAAAATGTAGATTTTTATGCTATTCATTTGTTGAAAAAAGTAAAGTTAATTTAAAATTCGTAGTGTTTTCAATCCTTAAATCGCCTTTTAATTGCTTGTTCATCATTTCTATAATTTTCATACCCATAGCTTGTTTTTGGCTCTCCTGGTTTTTAAAATTACCATTGTCAAAATATTCAAATACATACTTTTTATCCCGCTTTTCAAAATGTATATAAATTGCTGGCTTCTCGGTTTCCGCGAAAGCGTGTTTGTTTGAATTATTTATTAATTCATTTAGTAAAAGTGAAAAGGGGGTAGCTTGATTGATGCTTAAAATGGACGTGTCTATGTCTAAATGATACGTTGCATTTATGGGAAAAAGCTTTTTGTAATAGGTTACACAATTTTCTATATTTTCTTTCACAGAAATAAAATCCTGATTATTTGAATTATACAGCAGGTTGTGAATACCTGCGATAGACTCTATCCTGCTTTGGCTATCCTGTAATTTTACTTTTAATTCCGCGTTAGAGCTTTTTGCCATTTGCAAGCCTAATAACCCGGAAACAATTTGAAGATTATTTTTAATCCTATGATGAATTTCCAACATCATAGTATTTTTAATCTTAGCTTCATTTAAAGCAATTTCATTTTTTGCAAATAAGTTCTGTTTTACTTTGTACTGATAAAACAGATATAGAACAGAAATGGAAACAAAAAGCAGAAGTAGTAAAATAAACCACCAGGTTTTATAAAAGACTTCTTTAGAAATTATTTTGAGAGCAATTGTTTCTCCTATTTTTTGTCTGGAGGCGCTGTACGTTTCAACCTGCAAGGTATAAGTTCCTGCTGCCAGATTTGCAAATAAAATTTCTTTACCAGAATAGGTCGTAAACCAGTCAGCGTTATTATCGCTATTTAATAAACGATACCGGTATTTAATATCCTGAGTGTTCATTTGTCCAAATACAGATAGTGTTGCAGAAAACCTTCTGTATTCTGAAGGCAATACAATTTCGCTGGTGTTGTTTAAAAAGCTAGGCGAAGTATTAATTTCCCAACGATCGTTTTCTGAATTAAAAAATGAGATTGAAGTAAATTGAGGTTGAACATCTATATTATTTTCAACCAATTCATCAGGCTTAAAATAGCGAAGACCTTTATAGCTTCCCATAAAGATACTGCCATCCTGCTCATCTTTATAGGTGCTGAACATATTGCCTTTAAGCTCGTAAACACCGTCTTTTTTAGTATATCTAATTATTTGTTTTGAAGATAGTTCTAAAGAAACAATTCCCGCATAGGTATTTAACCACAAAGTCCCGGTCCCGTCTGCAACCATACCTACTATTGAAGCATTTAACTCATCTTCGTAAAAAAGCTTTAATTTTTTAGTCCTTGTATCAAACGTATAAATTTTGCCAAATTTTGTAGAAACCAGGATTCCATAATCTTCCAGGTGGTTTATAGACAGTAAATTATCTGTTTCTACATTTTCAAATTCGTAGGTATTAAAAGTGCCATTCTCATATTCAAAAATTCCCTTAGAGGAGGTTCCATAGAGTCGTGTGCCATCTGTAGTAAATTCCTTTACCTGTATAGCATTTGTATTTGCAATTTTCGTATATCTCTTTTCGTTTATGCTGTATTTGGAAATGCCACCTCGTGGATTTGCAGTGAAAAGTGTGTCATTTATTTTAATGATTTCCTCACCACGTATTTTTACCGTTTCATCCTGAATTACCTCATAATTTGAATCCAGGGTGTATAAATTTTCAGAATCACCAATTATAAAAGTGTTGTCTTTTTTAATAAAAATATCCCGGGAGTAATTAATTGCCAACTCGGCAGTATGTGCTAGAATTTTAATTCGTTCTTCTGTATTTTCTTTTACGTCGATCTTGTAAAACCCCTCAGCATCCGTTGCTACGATATACTTGTTTTCCTTCAGCTTTTTAATCGTTCGTATGCTTTTACCTTTTAAAAAAGTTTTAATTTTACTTTCAATGAAAGAATAGGGTTCTAAGGTATTTCCGTTAAGAACGACCAGGTCTTTTCCAAATTCCCTGTAAGCGGTTTCTGAAAAACTCTTTATTTCAATTTTAGTGAGTAACTCCTTTTGAAAATCTTTAAACCGATACAACTCAATTGCCGTATAATCACTAAAAATCTCAGTTGAAAAAGCATGTTTGAAATCTGGTGTAAACTCCAGTGCTTTATTTTTGCTAAGGAGGTTACTGCTATTGGGTATTTCTATGAATTTTTTAAGTGTTTTATTGAATTTAAAGACATTCTCATAGTTATCCAGATAGGCATAAAAAGCATTATTGACTTTAAATGAGGTATGGATAGTCTTAGGAAAGAAATGAGTTCCATCAATAGCTTCAAAATCAGTTTCGACTATTTTTTTTATGAATTTTCCTTCTTTATTCAAAAAATACCCCTCGTTTTGAAATAGTAACTTTATCAGGGTATAGTTATCTGTTGTGATTGGATCAGCCAGAATCGGTTGAGCAACTGGTTTGTCAAAGGGTATAGAATCAATAAATCTTAAACTTAATTTATCAAGTGTAGCACTATAAAATTTATCGTTAGACGTAAGAACGATACGGTTAAAATCCCCGGCTGGGTATGCTTTAGAAATTAAATAGTTTTCGTTTAAGTTATTATAATCTTCGACAGCACTAATTTCCAGGGTTTCTGTGTTGATATAAAATAGTTCTTCCCGTGCGGCCTGGTAATATAATTTCAGGTACAGGCCGTGGGGCTTATGTTTAAAGAAATGGCCTCCTTTTATTTTTTTATCATAGGTGTTCGGTAATTTTAGGGTAAAGAAATTAGCCCCATCAAAACGTTGGATAATAATTTCCTGCTCTCCTAAAATATATTCGTTTGAAAGTTTGTTCTCACCCAAAATCCACAACCAGCCGTTTCTATCGTACATGGAATGGTAAGGACTGGAGATCAAATAACCATCTCTAAATGAAAAGGTATTTTTACTAATTAATAGAGAACTTTCTTCCTGACACCAAAGTGCACCTGAAAAAAGTAAAAAGAATAAAAAAACTAATTTTTTCAAATTTTGGTTTAGAACATATTAGATGATCAAATGTAAAAAAGCAGTATAGTTTTTCACGTAAAATAAATAATTATTTAAAAATATATATAAGTCAATTTAAAAAGCCGTCTTTTTTCAAAGCATTTATAATAAGTAGTGCCCGTTCACTTAAACTGAATAATGTTTTATTATATGGGGAGATCCCTAATTAAAAAATACATAGTTGCACCTATAAAATACTGGACATAATTCTTCTTATTCTAATCGAAAATACCCAGGGATTTAATAGGATAGAACACCTGGTTATTAATTCTGTTGAAATTAGTTTCTTGCATGTTTTATGTCTAAAAAAGGTAAGAAACCCCTTCTTTTTCATTAAAAATATCCGTTCACGACAAAAAAGCGGCAGTTCACGACATTTTCTTTTAACCCACCTTCTTCTTTGCTATTTTTAACGGTAAATACGAATTGATAAGAGAAGTATCACGCTAAAAATTAAATTTAAAAAGCTAAAGTATAAGAGTAAGACAAAGCGTAGATGTAAAAGAAACAACTCTACGAGGAGCAGGCATAAAAAATTAAAATAGAGTATAGTCGATTAAACTATACAACAGTTAGATGTTGGGAATAGGACTGTACATCTGATGAATGTGTAGAGAAGATATTGACAGACTAAGAACGAATATTGATAGAATGAATCAAATTAACCAACTACCAAATTCTCTCTCATGGAGGGAGAGGGCTCTTTTAGAGGAGCAAGTAAATTTAATTAATTACAATAACCACGAAAAATCGCTAAAAACTGAGTTAGTAGTAGAGTTAATAAAAGAGAGGTAGAGCCTTCTTGAAGAAATAGTTTGGGGATTAATTCGATAATGGATAATGATTAATTTATTTTTATTTGGGGATAGAAATACTTGAGGGTGTAATCTCAAGTCTGTCTAGACTTTGAAAATTAAATTAAAATTTTTAGACTAGATTATGACACAAGAAGAGATTAAGGAATTAAAGGAAAAAGCATTAAAACAATTTTTATCAGGAGAATCCCTAACCGGCAAAAACGGCGCTTTTGCTCCAATGCTTAGGGAGTTTATGGAAGAGGCCCTGGAAGCAGAAATGTCTTCGCACCTTTCCGATGAAGAAAAAGGCTCAAAAGCAGGTAATAAGCGTAATGGCAAAGGCAAAAAGACCCTAAAGAGCAGCCAAGGGGACGTCACCATTAACACGCCCCAGGATCGTAACAGTACCTTTGAGCCGGAGATCGTAGCGAAACGCCAGCGTATCCTGGCCGATAATTTAGAAAAGCAGATTATAGGCATGTACGGGATGGGCAATAGCCTGCGGGATATCTCAGCTCATATAGAGGAAATGTATGATTCCAAGATATCCACACACGTTCTAAGTGATATTACGGACCGGGTGATTCCCAAGGTTAAGGAATGGCAGGATCGCCCCTTGGAGCCGGTATATTGCATCCTATGGCTCGACGCGATGCACTTCAAGGTACGCGAAGAAGGCAAAGTAAAGCACAAGGCCTTGTATAATATTTTAGGAATAAATAAAGCTGGAAGAAAGGAAGTGCTGGGTATGTATATCTCGGAAAGTGAAGGGGCCAATTTTTGGCTTCAGGTGCTGACCCAATTAAACAACCGTGGCTTAAAAGATATTCTGATTGCCTGTACGGATAATCTTACGGGCTTTAGTGAAGCCATTCATTCTGTTTATCCCAAGACTGATATTCAGCTATGTATTGTCCACCAGATCCGCAATAGTATGAAGTATGTGGCCAGTAAGGATCAAAAAGATTTTATGAAAGACCTTAAACTGGTGTACAAGGCTGACACCAAAGACCAGGCTGAATCGGCTTTACTGGATCTGGAAGAAAAATGGGGCAAAAGATATCCCATAGTGATCCGTTCCTGGAATGATAACTGGGACCGATTGAGTGCTTATTTTGAATATACCGCACCCATTAGAAAACTCATATACACCACAAATGCCGTAGAGGCTTTTCACCGGCAGGTAAGAAAAGTAACCAAGACCAAAGGCGCTTTTACCAATGATATGGCACTATTGAAGCTGGTTTACCTAGCTACCAGAAGAATTGAAAAGAAATGGAACGCCCCACTGCAGAACTGGGGTTTGGTAGTTCAACAATTAGCTATTAAATTTGAAGGTCGGCTAGAGTTGGACTTAGCCACCAATGAAACGAAAAACTAAAATTTTCTTCTCCCGGGGGTACCCCCGGGAGAAGAAGCAGACAGAGTTGAGCTAACACTCCCAAATACTTAGGTCTTATCCAGAAAAATATTATCGGATTAATTTTAAAACCTTTCAGTTCGCTGAAAGGTTTTTATTTTTTATATGCTCCGTAAATTTAATTTCATAAGCAGATTATGGATCAAAACACAATTGTTTTGAACTTCGCGATTTTGATCAACTTCTCAACCTGATCCTATTTTCCAAAGGAAAGTTTTAAGCCTTCTATCTTCTGAACTCCATTCCTTTTTTAGTAAAAAAGAATTGTGTTGTTTCACTTTAAAGGAAATAAGCACGATTTTCTTTCATCCCAATTATCGTTTAATCTTAATAGAGCTTCAGCTAAGTGTAAAATTTAGGTTTTATAAGCGTTTGACGTCACTCTATATTTGAGAATAGGAGAGGGATTTTAAAAATACCCTGGTGATGTCTGATACTGTGTTTTCATATTCTTTGAGGATAGAAATGCGCTGCCAGTCGGGGTTATTCCCGAACTTTGACCAGGCCTCCTGATGTTTTTCTTTATCCTCAAAAGCCAGCATATAGGTTAAGGAAGGCATCTGGCCTCCAGAGATATTTTTTCCGAAGAAAACCATTTCCAGCCCTACATTGTCAAAAATTTCAAATTCATCTTCATTAAACATTTTTATTTTTCGGCGCAATGCATCTTCATTATAACTTTCATAAATCCTCAATTCAAACTGATCCAAATCGTCACCCGGTTTTACGAGATTTGCAAAACCCCAGGAAGATCTTATAAACCGACTTTCATATCGCTCAAATGGAATTTTATCGGGTGGAGTGTTTTGGTAAGTTTCCGAGCCTGATTGAAACTGAGTGTCGTCTTCAAGGTCATCTGTTACGTCCTGATATTCCTGCATGTTTTTATAAGGAATTAATAGATAAATCTTTTTAGGTAAGGTTTCCCCAGTTTCTTCAAAGGCTCCCACATTTTCTATACCCTGGCGGTTTAATGCCGGGATAAGTGCATCTTTAAAATAATCGTGAAGAATGTCTTCTGATTGCCCGAATTGCATATTATAAACCCTTAATTCATAAATTTCGGACTGGGAATACGAGGAAGTAAAAAAGAAAAAGCTGGGAGTGTTAGCTCAACTCTGTCTGCTTCTTCTCCCGGGGGTACCCCCGGGAGAAGAAAATTTTAGTTTTTCGTTTCATTGGTGGCTAAGTCCAACTCTAGCCGACCTTCAAATTTAATAGCTAATTGTTGAACTACCAAACCCCAGTTCTGCAGTGGGGCGTTCCATTTCTTTTCAATTCTTCTGGTAGCTAGGTAAACCAGCTTCAATAGTGCCATATCATTGGTAAAAGCGCCTTTGGTCTTGGTTACTTTTCTTACCTGCCGGTGAAAAGCCTCTACGGCATTTGTGGTGTATATGAGTTTTCTAATGGGTGCGGTATATTCAAAATAAGCACTCAATCGGTCCCAGTTATCATTCCAGGAACGGATCACTATGGGATATCTTTTGCCCCATTTTTCTTCCAGATCCAGTAAAGCCGATTCAGCCTGGTCTTTGGTGTCAGCCTTGTACACCAGTTTAAGGTCTTTCATAAAATCTTTTTGATCCTTACTGGCCACATACTTCATACTATTGCGGATCTGGTGGACAATACATAGCTGAATATCAGTCTTGGGATAAACAGAATGAATGGCTTCACTAAAGCCCGTAAGATTATCCGTACAGGCAATCAGAATATCTTTTAAGCCACGGTTGTTTAATTGGGTCAGCACCTGAAGCCAAAAATTGGCCCCTTCACTTTCCGAGATATACATACCCAGCACTTCCTTTCTTCCAGCTTTATTTATTCCTAAAATATTATACAAGGCCTTGTGCTTTACTTTGCCTTCTTCGCGTACCTTGAAGTGCATCGCGTCGAGCCATAGGATGCAATATACCGGCTCCAAGGGGCGATCCTGCCATTCCTTAACCTTGGGAATCACCCGGTCCGTAATATCACTTAGAACGTGTGTGGATATCTTGGAATCATACATTTCCTCTATATGAGCTGAGATATCCCGCAGGCTATTGCCCATCCCGTACATGCCTATAATCTGCTTTTCTAAATTATCGGCCAGGATACGCTGGCGTTTCGCTACGATCTCCGGCTCAAAGGTACTGTTACGATCCTGGGGCGTGTTAATGGTGACGTCCCCTTGGCTGCTCTTTAGGGTCTTTTTGCCTTTGCCATTACGCTTATTACCTGCTTTTGAGCCTTTTTCTTCATCGGAAAGGTGCGAAGACATTTCTGCTTCCAGGGCCTCTTCCATAAACTCCCTAAGCATTGGAGCAAAAGCGCCGTTTTTGCCGGTTAGGGATTCTCCTGATAAAAATTGTTTTAATGCTTTTTCCTTTAATTCCTTAATCTCTTCTTGTGTCATAATCTAGTCTAAAAATTTTAATTTAATTTTCAAAGTCTAGACAGACTTGAGATTACACCCTCAAAAAGCTTGCAATAAGTAGAAGTCGTAAGGTCATAATTTATTTAATTAAAAGCTTAAAGATACTATATAAATCCTGTTTTACCTTTTAGTGGTTATAGGAAATGAGTGGTTTAATAATCTATAAAGCCACATTTATTAAACAACATTGAACTATAAAAAACCTAAGGCAGTTTTGGAAGCTCTGGTTCTCGGGATCTTGTGGCCTCTTCGATCTCTTCCTGGCTTAAGTCGAAACTAAAATTTTCTCCATCTGCCAGTTTGCAACAGCCCTTTGTGATCACAGAATGAGAGATGCCCCGGCACATAGGAGACTCATTTTTATAAAATGTATTAAAATGATTATTAATTGACTGCAAAATTAGGGTATTATACAGAAAGTCTAATTTTCGCTACTAAGATAAAAACCACCTAATTGGAGTGGTGTTTTGTTTTACATTCTGATTTTTATATCTAATTTTTAGAGTGCCTCTCAGTTTCTTCCTAAGAAACCAAAACATCTCCATATTTAGTAAAAGTTAACATATAGATTATAAAAGTTTTAGGCTAAATAAGCTTATCTTTAAGATTCTTCCCCAACTTGAAAAGCCCTTATAAAGGTGCCCCAAAATATTTATTAAGAGACCTGGCAGACTTATATATTGCGCTAGGTGGATTTTACCCTGGCATAGTATGTTGCCAGGCTTAAAGCAACATAAATAGCTTAAAATGAAGATCGCTTATATAGGTACATATCCGCCCAGGGAATGTGGAATTGGGACTTTTACCCAAAACCTTGCCTGTGCAATGACGGCAAAAAATCAGCAAGGCGAAAAAATACATAAACGCCTAATCATTGCTATGAACGATTTTGATGAAACCTACGTCTATCCGCCCGAAGTAAAACTTACTATTCGCCAGGAACAACAAACTGACTACCTGAAAGCTGCAAATTTTATAAACTCGAATGGTGCAGATATTTGTATACTTGAACACGAATTTGGAATTTTTGGAGGAAATGGTGGGGTTTACGTTTTGCCCTTATTACATCACGTAAAAATCCCAATTATAGTTACTTTACATACGATCTTAGAAAATCCTTCTTATACAGAAAAAGCTATTTTAAAGGAAATATGTAAAATGGCAGATAAGGTGGTGGTGATGAGCCAAATGGCAATTTCATTTCTAACCTCTGTTTATGATGTTCCTGATAAAAAAATTGCATTTATAGAACACGGCGTTCCCGATATTGAATTTGACAGAAAACAGTCTAAGTCTGAATTCAAACTGAAAAAGAAGAAAGTTCTCATGACCTTTGGTTTTATTGGTAGAAACAAAGGAATTGAAACCGTTATTAAAGCTTTACCACAAATCATTAAAAATCACCCGGAGATTCTTTATATGGTTTTAGGGAAAACGCATCCCAATGTTTTGCGTAGTGCAGGTGAAGAATACCGCAATTATCTGCAATTGCTCATAAAAAATCTGAAGCTTCAGAATCACGTTTTATTATTGAACGAGTTTATTGATGAAACGGAGTTATTTAGATATTTATCTGCGTGTGATATTTATATAACACCTTATCTCCATGAAGCTCAAATCACCAGTGGTACGCTCACCTATGCTATGGGTTCTGGTTGTGCTGTGGTTTCCACTCCTTATTGGCACGCCGCAGAGTTACTGCAAGATGGTAAAGGCAGACTTTTTAATTTTAACGATTCAAATGATCTGGCCGTTACGCTAAATACCTTATTAGATAATCCTGCTACACTTAAAGCTATTCAAAGAAAAGCCTACAAATATGGCAAAGAGATAAAGTGGCCCAGGATTGGGGAAAAATATTTAGAACTCGCCAAAAGTATTCTAAAAACTCCCAAAAAAGAAAGTATAAAAGAAGAAATAACAATCATAGATCCTTTACTTCTTCCGCCATTTTCATTGGCTCATATCAAAAGATTAACTGATGATACCGGAATAATTCAACATGCGAAATTTGGAATTCCCAATCTTAAAGAAGGCTATTGTCTTGACGATAATGCCCGGGCTTTATTAATGTCTTTAATGGCTTATAACCAGAAAAAAAATCCTTTAGCCCTGGAGTTAATGCCCATTTACCTAAGCTATATTCATTATATGCAGAATGAAGATGGCACCTTCAGGAACTTTCTAAGCTTTAATAGAAATTTTTTAGACATTAAAGGTTCCGAAGATTCCTTTGGAAGAACCATTTGGGCGCTTGGGTATTTAATGGGAAATGCTCCCAACGATGCTTATTATCAAAATGGAAAATTGGTGTTCTTTAATGCGGTTCCAATCTTTGAAAGATTAAACTCAATTAGAAGTATAGCCAATACGATCATCGGGATTTGTTACTACCTGCAAGCTAATCCCGGAGATGAAGAAATGATTACGCACCTAAAAAACCTAAGCTCAAAGTTAGTAAATCAGTATGAAAACAATAGATCTAAAGACTGGCATTGGTTTGAAAATTTACTGGCGTATGATAATGGTATTTTACCATTATCACTGCTTCATGCAACTCAAATTTTAAATGATGAAAAGATAAAATCTATAGCCCTGGAATCTATGGATTTCCTTACTGAGAATACTTTAAAAAACGGATACCTTTCAATAATAGGAAATAATAATTGGTATGTAAAAGGTGAAGAAAGATCAATGTTTGCGCAGCAACCCGTTGATGCTTTGGCTATGGTTCTTATGTACAATCAGGCGTTTCTGTTAACCAAGGATAAAGAATTTTTAAATAAATTATTTCTGTCGTTTATGTGGTTTTTAGGTGAAAACGATTTGCGAATGAGTCTGTATGATTTCGATACCAAAGGCTGCTGCGACGGAATTGAAAAATACGGAGTAAACAGGAATCAGGGGGCAGAGAGTTCGCTCGCTTATTTAATCTCTCACCTTACGGTGCTGCAGGCTTACGAAGAACTTTACCAAACCACAGACTTTAGATCTGCCAACCTTTCAAAAGAAATGGTTAATAACTGATGAAAATTGCAGTTTTGTCACCAATAGCCTGGCGCACGCCACCTGAAAAATACGGCCCCTGGGAACAGGTGGCTTCAAATATTACTGAAGGTTTGGTAGCAAAAGGTTATGATGTTACGCTTTTTGCATCTGGTGATTCTATTACTAAAGCAAAACTGGAATGGATTTGTAAATTACCTTACGAAGTAGATAAAGAAAACGATCCAAAAGTAGTGGAGTGCTTGCACATTAGTCATTTAATGGAACAAGCGCACCAATTTGATATTATTCATAACCATTTCGATTTTCTTCCTCTAAGTTATTCGCGCCTGATTAAAACTCCTATGTTAACTACAATTCACGGGTTTTCTTCTTCAAAAATTCTTCCGGTTTATAAAAAATATAATGCTTCAACTTCATATGTTTCCATTTCTAATTCCAATCGAAACAAGGAGCTGGATTATCTCGCTACTATTTATCATGGCCTGGATCCTAAAAAATTCACCTTCAGAAAAAATAAAGAAAATTACCTGCTTTACTTCGGAAGAATTCACCCCGATAAAGGTGCTCACGCCGCTATTGAAATTGCCCGCAAGGCAGGCTTTCCGCTAAAAATTGCCGGACTTATTCAGAATGAGTCATATTTTAATTCAGAAATAAAACCTTACATAGATAATGAAAATGTTTATTACCTGGGAAATGTTGGCCCTGAAGCACGGGATAAACTACTTGGAAGCGCAAAAGCATTGCTTCATCCCATATTTTTTGAAGAACCTTTTGGATTAAGTGTTCTGGAAGCTATGATGTGTGGCACGCCGGTAATCGCCTTTAATCGAGGAAGTATGCCAGAACTTATTGTAGAAGGAGAAACCGGATTTTTGCCAAAAGATATTTCAGAAGCGGTGTTGGCGATCAAAGCATTAAATAAAATAAAACCTGAAACCTGCAGGAATTATGCGCTGAAAAAATTTAGTCTTGAAACTATGGTCAATGCTTATATTGAAGCTTACACAACTGTGATCAAAAATAAATTGGTTAGATGAAGAGATTTATCTGCGTTTTAAAGCACTAAATAAGTCGGCCAATTTCACCACCGCGTATGTAGAAGAATAATCTGAAACCGCATACGGCAGAATAAGGCTTTGGTTGTGAATTAGCGCCCCGCAGGAGTAAACAACATTGGGAACGTAACCTTCTCTTTCATTTTCCAGAGGCGTAACCAAAGGTTCTTCCAGGCGGCCTATTTCTTTGGTAGGATCGTCAAGATCAAAAAGTGAAGCTCCAATACAATAGCGGCGCATAGGGCCTACGCCGTGGGTGATAATTAACCAGCCTTCGGTGGTATACAATGGCGAACCACAATTGCCAATTTGAGTAAATTCCCAGGGATATTTTGGTTTCTGAAGAAGAATAGGATTTTTCCATAAAGTGCTCCTTTCAGAAAACATAATATAATTGTTTACTCCGTCAATTCTTGCCAGCATCGCATATTTACCTTTTATTTTGGTAGGAAAAAGGGCTAAATTTTTATTTTGAGCCCCGTCGCCATGTAAAGGCATAATCCTAAAGGTATAAAAATCATCGGTAGAGAGAAGCTTTGGCAAAATGGTATGGCCATTATACGCGGTATACGTTGCATATACTTTTATTTGCCCGTCGTCATCAATAAATCTTACAAAACGTGCGTCTTCAATACCACTGCTTTCCGATTCTGAAATTGGAAAAATTACGCGCGCCGAAAGATCGGCATCGTGTTTAAATTCAATATCGTAAAAAGAATCTACAAGCCAGGTTATTTCTTTCAGGGCCCTTCTTCTTTCAGCAATCATATTAGTGTCTTCTAAAATTTTGCTTACTTCCTGTTTTAAGGCATAATACTCAAACCTATCGGGTAATCTATTCATAAT is a window of Salegentibacter salegens DNA encoding:
- a CDS encoding LytR/AlgR family response regulator transcription factor, with the protein product MNSIKIYILEDEIITQELLKQTLEDLDFTICGMATNAETALAEIALLKPDIAILDIRVEGSKTGVWLGNQLDIPLIYLTAFNDEETIKKAIATKPTSYLVKPFNNKDLYIAVELAVSKIKKKAQIIVKDKDKKIILLEEQILFAKKEDQYLILYLKDSEKLIRSSIKEFLEQMNSSSFLQVHRSYVINKNCVTAFNSKEITINNSSIPISKTFAKEILEEIS
- a CDS encoding histidine kinase dimerization/phosphoacceptor domain -containing protein; amino-acid sequence: MKKLVFLFFLLFSGALWCQEESSLLISKNTFSFRDGYLISSPYHSMYDRNGWLWILGENKLSNEYILGEQEIIIQRFDGANFFTLKLPNTYDKKIKGGHFFKHKPHGLYLKLYYQAAREELFYINTETLEISAVEDYNNLNENYLISKAYPAGDFNRIVLTSNDKFYSATLDKLSLRFIDSIPFDKPVAQPILADPITTDNYTLIKLLFQNEGYFLNKEGKFIKKIVETDFEAIDGTHFFPKTIHTSFKVNNAFYAYLDNYENVFKFNKTLKKFIEIPNSSNLLSKNKALEFTPDFKHAFSTEIFSDYTAIELYRFKDFQKELLTKIEIKSFSETAYREFGKDLVVLNGNTLEPYSFIESKIKTFLKGKSIRTIKKLKENKYIVATDAEGFYKIDVKENTEERIKILAHTAELAINYSRDIFIKKDNTFIIGDSENLYTLDSNYEVIQDETVKIRGEEIIKINDTLFTANPRGGISKYSINEKRYTKIANTNAIQVKEFTTDGTRLYGTSSKGIFEYENGTFNTYEFENVETDNLLSINHLEDYGILVSTKFGKIYTFDTRTKKLKLFYEDELNASIVGMVADGTGTLWLNTYAGIVSLELSSKQIIRYTKKDGVYELKGNMFSTYKDEQDGSIFMGSYKGLRYFKPDELVENNIDVQPQFTSISFFNSENDRWEINTSPSFLNNTSEIVLPSEYRRFSATLSVFGQMNTQDIKYRYRLLNSDNNADWFTTYSGKEILFANLAAGTYTLQVETYSASRQKIGETIALKIISKEVFYKTWWFILLLLLFVSISVLYLFYQYKVKQNLFAKNEIALNEAKIKNTMMLEIHHRIKNNLQIVSGLLGLQMAKSSNAELKVKLQDSQSRIESIAGIHNLLYNSNNQDFISVKENIENCVTYYKKLFPINATYHLDIDTSILSINQATPFSLLLNELINNSNKHAFAETEKPAIYIHFEKRDKKYVFEYFDNGNFKNQESQKQAMGMKIIEMMNKQLKGDLRIENTTNFKLTLLFSTNE
- a CDS encoding IS256 family transposase, which codes for MTQEEIKELKEKALKQFLSGESLTGKNGAFAPMLREFMEEALEAEMSSHLSDEEKGSKAGNKRNGKGKKTLKSSQGDVTINTPQDRNSTFEPEIVAKRQRILADNLEKQIIGMYGMGNSLRDISAHIEEMYDSKISTHVLSDITDRVIPKVKEWQDRPLEPVYCILWLDAMHFKVREEGKVKHKALYNILGINKAGRKEVLGMYISESEGANFWLQVLTQLNNRGLKDILIACTDNLTGFSEAIHSVYPKTDIQLCIVHQIRNSMKYVASKDQKDFMKDLKLVYKADTKDQAESALLDLEEKWGKRYPIVIRSWNDNWDRLSAYFEYTAPIRKLIYTTNAVEAFHRQVRKVTKTKGAFTNDMALLKLVYLATRRIEKKWNAPLQNWGLVVQQLAIKFEGRLELDLATNETKN
- a CDS encoding NIPSNAP family protein translates to MQFGQSEDILHDYFKDALIPALNRQGIENVGAFEETGETLPKKIYLLIPYKNMQEYQDVTDDLEDDTQFQSGSETYQNTPPDKIPFERYESRFIRSSWGFANLVKPGDDLDQFELRIYESYNEDALRRKIKMFNEDEFEIFDNVGLEMVFFGKNISGGQMPSLTYMLAFEDKEKHQEAWSKFGNNPDWQRISILKEYENTVSDITRVFLKSLSYSQI
- a CDS encoding glycosyltransferase family 4 protein — its product is MKIAYIGTYPPRECGIGTFTQNLACAMTAKNQQGEKIHKRLIIAMNDFDETYVYPPEVKLTIRQEQQTDYLKAANFINSNGADICILEHEFGIFGGNGGVYVLPLLHHVKIPIIVTLHTILENPSYTEKAILKEICKMADKVVVMSQMAISFLTSVYDVPDKKIAFIEHGVPDIEFDRKQSKSEFKLKKKKVLMTFGFIGRNKGIETVIKALPQIIKNHPEILYMVLGKTHPNVLRSAGEEYRNYLQLLIKNLKLQNHVLLLNEFIDETELFRYLSACDIYITPYLHEAQITSGTLTYAMGSGCAVVSTPYWHAAELLQDGKGRLFNFNDSNDLAVTLNTLLDNPATLKAIQRKAYKYGKEIKWPRIGEKYLELAKSILKTPKKESIKEEITIIDPLLLPPFSLAHIKRLTDDTGIIQHAKFGIPNLKEGYCLDDNARALLMSLMAYNQKKNPLALELMPIYLSYIHYMQNEDGTFRNFLSFNRNFLDIKGSEDSFGRTIWALGYLMGNAPNDAYYQNGKLVFFNAVPIFERLNSIRSIANTIIGICYYLQANPGDEEMITHLKNLSSKLVNQYENNRSKDWHWFENLLAYDNGILPLSLLHATQILNDEKIKSIALESMDFLTENTLKNGYLSIIGNNNWYVKGEERSMFAQQPVDALAMVLMYNQAFLLTKDKEFLNKLFLSFMWFLGENDLRMSLYDFDTKGCCDGIEKYGVNRNQGAESSLAYLISHLTVLQAYEELYQTTDFRSANLSKEMVNN